In Romboutsia lituseburensis, a genomic segment contains:
- a CDS encoding glycoside hydrolase family 113 produces the protein MNKKIIIIIIVLLLGIFTISKLNLNEKHSQEKIKSVNLSTDYEIKQVLIDIKKLNVNTVNVPVVINIPSLTSNDIIIDEYSKEKAIKLIKKLEDKKIKIVLEPYPWINNGSDYETEYNPLDKDKFFLDWKNILNCLIEDVANPYKIDIMVVSSNMSKLEVYEDEWCEIIDFVKSKFNGLVTYKTAWWYTAKWDKESINRYNNKLNNKLFSKVDFISIGAYFELSEKSENTVDELVNCLKSTRIYNRQQNIVKEIHNFYEKYQKPIFLGELGFPRRSYAATHPWDSLVSDIVNNKEQTRCFEAYKIVFEDEDFINGFSVFAVGQKGKDKNFYPSKESIKVISKWYEK, from the coding sequence ATGAATAAAAAAATAATAATTATAATAATAGTACTGCTTTTAGGGATATTTACTATAAGTAAGTTAAATTTAAATGAAAAACATTCTCAGGAGAAGATAAAATCTGTTAATTTATCGACAGACTATGAAATTAAACAAGTTTTAATTGATATAAAAAAATTAAATGTAAATACAGTTAATGTTCCAGTGGTGATAAATATACCAAGTTTAACCTCGAATGATATTATAATAGATGAATATAGTAAAGAGAAAGCTATAAAATTAATAAAAAAGCTTGAAGATAAAAAAATAAAAATAGTATTAGAGCCTTATCCTTGGATAAACAATGGAAGTGATTATGAAACAGAATATAATCCTTTAGATAAAGATAAATTTTTTTTAGATTGGAAAAATATTTTAAATTGTTTAATAGAAGATGTAGCCAATCCCTATAAAATAGATATTATGGTAGTATCTTCAAATATGAGTAAACTAGAAGTTTATGAAGACGAGTGGTGTGAAATAATAGATTTTGTTAAATCAAAATTTAATGGATTAGTTACCTATAAAACAGCATGGTGGTATACTGCTAAATGGGATAAAGAAAGTATAAATAGATACAATAATAAACTAAATAATAAACTATTTTCCAAGGTGGATTTTATATCTATTGGAGCATACTTTGAATTAAGCGAGAAAAGTGAAAATACTGTTGATGAATTGGTAAATTGTTTAAAATCGACTAGAATTTATAATCGACAACAAAATATAGTAAAAGAAATTCATAATTTTTATGAAAAATATCAAAAACCTATATTTTTAGGCGAGTTAGGATTTCCAAGACGAAGCTATGCAGCAACTCATCCTTGGGACAGTTTAGTGTCAGATATAGTAAACAATAAAGAGCAAACAAGGTGCTTTGAAGCTTATAAAATAGTATTTGAAGATGAAGATTTTATAAATGGATTTTCGGTGTTTGCTGTTGGACAAAAAGGTAAAGATAAAAACTTTTATCCATCAAAGGAAAGCATAAAAGTTATTTCAAAATGGTATGAAAAATAG
- a CDS encoding MarR family winged helix-turn-helix transcriptional regulator translates to MNDKYIIYFISRTKASMIKFIENKLKENKLNDLIPTHGNILTALYESEKSLTMKEIAKKIGKDKSTVTSLVNKLTDLGYVKKQKCEKDKRVTYIVLTNKAREIEDTFNFISSQVKETAYSNFTDEEKKEFLRLLRKLSTNFKNANN, encoded by the coding sequence ATGAACGATAAGTATATTATTTATTTTATTAGTAGAACTAAGGCTAGTATGATAAAATTTATAGAAAATAAATTAAAAGAAAATAAGTTAAATGATTTGATACCTACGCACGGTAATATATTAACTGCTCTTTATGAAAGTGAAAAAAGCTTAACTATGAAAGAAATAGCAAAAAAAATTGGAAAAGACAAATCTACAGTTACTTCTTTAGTAAATAAGCTTACAGATTTAGGATATGTTAAAAAACAAAAATGCGAAAAAGACAAGAGAGTAACATATATCGTTTTAACAAATAAAGCTAGAGAAATCGAAGATACTTTTAACTTTATTTCTTCTCAAGTTAAAGAAACTGCATATAGTAATTTTACAGATGAAGAAAAAAAAGAATTTCTTAGACTTTTAAGAAAACTTAGTACTAACTTTAAAAATGCAAACAACTAA
- a CDS encoding glycosyltransferase: MENLKIVDYFFLFSLVSIWAILLINIILAIGGYVYYLKNLNFKDEKLEYYPFVSILVPAHNEGKVIGKTVESLLLLDYPIDKMELIVINDNSSDDSKDILQSIKIRYPKYNFTIINTDNITGGKGKSNALNIGYQSAKGEFIAIYDADNTPQKTALRYLIQTIVRDDSLGAVIGKFRTRNKYKNILTKFINIETLSFQWIAQAGRRQILGLCTIPGTNFVLRRTTIEKLGGWDTKAIAEDTEISFRIYKIGQRITYIPQSVTWEQEPETINVWIKQRTRWVKGNIYVLVKYITNIFKGKQNRVLFDILYFFSVYFLFLTSVVISDIIFVLSLFNIVEINIPFNFLVIWILSYILFILQVSITLSMEKGEGDLQNILLVALMYFTYSQMWLIVALKGMFGYFSDAIHKREAKWYKTERF; encoded by the coding sequence ATGGAAAATTTAAAAATAGTGGATTATTTTTTCCTATTTTCTTTAGTTTCAATATGGGCTATATTGCTTATAAATATAATCTTAGCTATAGGCGGATATGTATATTATTTAAAAAATTTAAATTTTAAAGATGAAAAGTTAGAATATTACCCATTTGTGTCTATATTAGTACCAGCACATAATGAAGGAAAAGTTATAGGAAAAACTGTAGAGTCTCTTCTATTACTTGACTATCCTATCGATAAAATGGAGCTTATAGTTATAAATGATAATTCCTCGGATGATTCAAAAGACATCTTACAAAGTATTAAAATTAGATATCCCAAATATAATTTTACAATAATAAATACAGATAATATAACTGGAGGAAAAGGAAAATCTAATGCTTTAAATATTGGATACCAATCAGCTAAAGGAGAATTTATTGCAATATATGATGCAGATAATACTCCTCAAAAAACAGCTTTAAGATATCTTATACAAACAATAGTAAGAGATGATAGCTTAGGAGCAGTAATAGGAAAGTTTAGAACTAGAAATAAGTATAAAAATATATTAACTAAATTTATAAATATAGAAACTCTTAGTTTTCAATGGATTGCTCAGGCTGGAAGAAGACAGATTTTAGGCCTTTGCACAATACCCGGAACTAATTTTGTACTTAGAAGAACGACAATTGAAAAATTAGGGGGATGGGATACAAAAGCCATTGCAGAAGATACCGAGATAAGTTTTAGAATTTATAAAATAGGACAGAGAATAACATATATTCCGCAATCAGTTACTTGGGAGCAAGAACCTGAAACAATAAATGTTTGGATAAAACAAAGAACAAGATGGGTTAAGGGAAATATATATGTACTAGTAAAATATATAACAAATATATTTAAGGGAAAACAAAATAGAGTTTTATTTGATATTTTATATTTTTTCTCAGTATATTTTTTATTTTTAACATCAGTAGTAATATCAGATATAATATTTGTTTTAAGCTTATTTAATATAGTTGAAATAAACATACCATTTAACTTTTTAGTTATTTGGATATTATCTTATATTTTATTCATACTACAAGTAAGCATTACATTAAGTATGGAAAAAGGAGAAGGTGATTTACAGAATATATTACTTGTTGCACTTATGTATTTTACGTATTCTCAAATGTGGTTAATTGTGGCACTAAAAGGAATGTTTGGGTATTTTTCAGATGCAATACATAAAAGAGAAGCAAAATGGTATAAAACAGAACGATTTTAG
- a CDS encoding MATE family efflux transporter: protein MTKDMTHGNPVKLILYFSIPLLIGNIFQQFYSMVDTIIVGRFLGVKALAAVGSTGSLTFLIIGFVLGLTSGFSVLVSQRFGANDDEGLKKAVASATLLSIMMAIIITIISLFAAKPLLHIMNTPDDIIESAYSYIFVIFAGTFATFFYNMISSILRALGDSKTPLYFLIVASLLNIALDLVFIVNFSMGVAGAAYATVISQGVSGLLCFIYISKKLPILKLEKKHFKVEAEYISQHLKIAIPMALQFSITAVGAVILQSAVNAFGSIVVAAHTAASKVEQLAMQPSVTFGVTMATYCAQNLGSGNIDRIREGVKKCTIINIIIGLVGGVMLIFFGEHFIKLFVSGSDPNVISYAKQYLFIVAFFFIPLSLIFIYRNALQGMGHTFMPMMAGVGELLARTIVSFTLPSLIGYAGICLAGPMAWLAASIPLIIDYLKKMNDMSHLPEYSSI, encoded by the coding sequence ATGACCAAAGATATGACTCATGGTAATCCAGTCAAACTGATTTTGTATTTTTCAATTCCACTTCTAATCGGGAACATATTTCAACAGTTTTATAGTATGGTTGATACCATAATAGTTGGGAGATTTTTAGGTGTAAAAGCACTTGCAGCCGTTGGTTCAACTGGATCTTTAACATTTTTAATCATAGGATTTGTTTTAGGATTAACTTCAGGCTTTTCTGTTTTAGTATCTCAAAGATTTGGAGCTAATGATGATGAAGGATTAAAAAAAGCAGTAGCTAGTGCTACTTTATTATCTATTATGATGGCAATTATAATAACTATTATAAGTTTATTTGCAGCAAAACCACTGCTTCACATAATGAATACTCCAGATGACATTATCGAAAGTGCTTATTCTTATATTTTCGTAATCTTCGCTGGAACCTTCGCTACATTTTTCTATAATATGATTTCAAGCATATTACGTGCTTTAGGTGATAGTAAAACACCTTTGTACTTCTTAATTGTGGCTTCTTTATTAAATATAGCACTAGATTTAGTATTTATCGTTAATTTTTCAATGGGTGTTGCAGGTGCAGCTTATGCCACTGTAATATCGCAAGGAGTATCAGGTTTATTATGTTTTATTTATATATCAAAAAAATTACCTATATTAAAGTTAGAAAAAAAACATTTTAAAGTTGAAGCTGAGTACATTAGTCAACATCTAAAAATAGCAATTCCTATGGCTTTACAATTTTCTATAACGGCAGTTGGAGCTGTTATTTTACAAAGCGCAGTTAATGCTTTTGGTTCAATAGTGGTCGCTGCTCATACAGCTGCTTCTAAAGTTGAACAACTTGCTATGCAACCAAGTGTTACATTCGGTGTTACTATGGCTACTTATTGCGCTCAAAACCTAGGTTCCGGCAATATTGATCGTATAAGGGAAGGTGTAAAAAAATGTACTATAATTAATATTATAATAGGCTTAGTAGGTGGAGTTATGCTAATTTTCTTCGGTGAACATTTTATAAAACTGTTTGTATCAGGTTCTGATCCAAATGTTATCTCTTATGCTAAGCAGTATTTATTTATTGTTGCATTCTTCTTTATACCACTTAGTTTAATATTTATATATAGAAATGCTTTGCAAGGTATGGGACACACTTTTATGCCTATGATGGCTGGTGTCGGAGAATTATTAGCAAGAACTATAGTTTCATTTACATTACCTAGTTTAATTGGATATGCAGGAATTTGCTTAGCAGGTCCTATGGCTTGGCTAGCTGCATCAATTCCTTTAATAATAGATTACTTAAAGAAAATGAATGATATGTCTCATCTTCCTGAGTATAGTTCTATATAA
- a CDS encoding DUF2334 domain-containing protein, with amino-acid sequence MMYKKFYVSIFIIAVFLFNVPYFTYANTNKKSLIVYENEKTFSSNENKVNHLKELLYVFNEGVEKINLEDYKKEYINNFDSVFVINIKNDISNEDFLYDISIYDKNIYWIGNKIENILEQNKKYSISYKGKIENINAIFYKNKKMILQSKNEFNILSTSKGTEILSTMGDGYNEYPYIIREKNLYYISQYNLGENFVFEDSLNDFFEVKNNKNNEIFIKINNVNPNTDIKALSEISNYLYSQSVPFLISLTPTYTNSKNKNTEGLNLEFIEVLQKIQEQGGVVVLNGYSKYKEDKQNNEYEFWDIKSDSPITNDIKSYIKDRVLRGLRICIENNIYPLAFEAPSGAMDNKGYIEIKKYFSTFIGYFQNNNDNYFISSFPYKINKSDLFNTFLPENLGILNSEDEFSTERVKENLDKLSVVRGYSAGLSISPNVKINNLDEIIQYIKDNNIEFIDLRFKSNYVKIEDISIKSKNGNIYLNYDKSKSISKESKKSNFEITIKNINDMIIGFVSFVLVIFFIIFIVFRKINTNKFTRR; translated from the coding sequence ATGATGTATAAGAAATTTTATGTAAGTATATTTATAATAGCAGTATTTCTTTTTAATGTACCTTATTTTACATATGCAAACACAAATAAAAAATCCTTAATAGTATATGAAAATGAAAAAACTTTTTCAAGTAATGAAAATAAAGTAAATCATTTGAAAGAACTTTTATATGTATTTAATGAAGGCGTTGAAAAAATAAACTTAGAAGATTATAAAAAAGAATATATAAATAATTTTGATTCTGTTTTTGTTATAAATATAAAAAATGACATATCAAATGAAGATTTTTTATATGATATATCTATTTATGATAAAAATATATATTGGATAGGAAATAAAATAGAAAACATACTAGAACAAAATAAAAAGTACTCTATATCCTATAAAGGAAAAATTGAAAACATAAATGCTATATTTTACAAAAATAAAAAAATGATATTACAATCTAAAAATGAATTTAACATATTGAGTACATCTAAAGGTACTGAAATACTTTCAACTATGGGGGATGGTTACAATGAATATCCTTATATAATAAGAGAAAAAAACTTGTATTATATATCACAATATAATTTAGGCGAAAATTTTGTATTTGAAGATTCTTTGAATGATTTTTTTGAAGTTAAAAATAATAAAAATAATGAGATCTTTATAAAAATAAATAATGTTAATCCAAATACAGATATAAAAGCGCTAAGTGAAATAAGTAACTATTTGTATTCACAGTCAGTTCCATTTTTAATTTCACTGACTCCAACTTATACAAATAGCAAAAATAAAAATACAGAGGGTTTAAATTTAGAATTTATAGAAGTATTACAGAAAATACAAGAACAAGGTGGAGTAGTAGTCTTAAATGGATATTCAAAATATAAAGAGGACAAACAAAATAATGAATATGAATTTTGGGATATAAAAAGTGATAGTCCAATAACTAATGATATTAAATCCTATATAAAAGATAGAGTTTTACGTGGATTAAGAATATGTATAGAAAATAATATATATCCGCTAGCATTTGAAGCGCCTAGTGGTGCAATGGATAACAAAGGATATATAGAAATAAAAAAATATTTTTCTACATTTATAGGATACTTCCAAAATAATAATGATAATTATTTTATAAGCTCTTTTCCTTACAAGATAAATAAAAGTGATTTGTTCAACACTTTTTTACCTGAAAATTTAGGTATTTTAAATAGTGAAGATGAATTTTCTACAGAAAGGGTAAAAGAAAATTTAGATAAATTATCTGTAGTTAGAGGATACAGCGCAGGTTTATCAATTTCACCTAATGTAAAAATTAATAATTTAGATGAAATAATACAATATATAAAAGATAATAATATAGAATTTATAGATTTAAGATTTAAGAGTAATTATGTGAAAATAGAAGATATAAGTATAAAGTCTAAAAATGGAAATATATATTTAAATTATGATAAGTCAAAGTCTATTTCTAAAGAAAGTAAGAAATCAAACTTTGAAATTACAATAAAAAACATAAATGATATGATAATAGGATTTGTGTCTTTTGTGTTAGTAATATTTTTCATAATTTTTATAGTGTTTAGAAAAATCAACACTAATAAATTTACAAGGAGATAA
- a CDS encoding nitroreductase family protein codes for MANLDFIYNRKSVRQFKDTKIPKEDIVELLNAATYAPSPKHQQNWHFVVLQNKDIINEMADIVAKSHEKIGQLAKDEKDFKRHMSVINYYTCFKDAPVVVLVYSCEYKMIEYKILKQNNAPQEVLDVLVSPQSAAQGIGSAVENFLLAATEMGYGTCYMTGPTHAKTEIEKLIGFEKEGYELMSMISLGVAQDNTPAQPPRKPLEDVVTFID; via the coding sequence ATGGCAAATTTAGATTTCATATACAACCGTAAAAGTGTAAGACAATTCAAAGATACTAAAATACCAAAAGAGGATATAGTTGAATTATTAAATGCAGCAACTTATGCACCATCTCCAAAACATCAGCAAAACTGGCACTTTGTTGTACTTCAAAACAAAGATATAATAAATGAAATGGCAGATATAGTAGCTAAAAGCCATGAAAAAATAGGACAACTTGCAAAAGATGAAAAAGATTTCAAAAGACATATGAGTGTAATAAACTATTATACATGCTTTAAAGATGCTCCAGTAGTAGTTTTAGTGTATTCTTGTGAATATAAAATGATAGAGTACAAAATATTAAAGCAAAACAATGCACCTCAAGAAGTGCTTGATGTTTTAGTGTCACCTCAATCTGCTGCACAAGGAATAGGATCAGCTGTTGAAAACTTCTTATTAGCAGCAACTGAGATGGGGTATGGAACTTGTTATATGACAGGACCTACTCATGCTAAGACAGAAATAGAAAAACTAATAGGATTTGAAAAAGAAGGTTATGAGTTAATGTCTATGATATCATTAGGTGTAGCACAAGATAACACTCCAGCTCAACCACCTCGTAAACCATTAGAAGATGTTGTAACGTTTATAGACTAA
- a CDS encoding GGDEF domain-containing protein, translating into MDKNSRKIDAYVLGLMLELFIIVIIFMLHISESRNILDFIMLCITFFTVIITYTGGLIVGLILSSIATFIYGSYIFYNNLIKNVDIQTISYIWMISIPIVTFTAGKLQRHIVKLQEINMNLRESYKDLVTIDEQTGLGNIKLFYMHLDREISKSRRHKTPCTLMLIKLPYYKEIKKIVGENRANKLIKEISDVIIKSTRSEDERYTIENDTLAIIMPTTDISGAQVVKDRIKSGIDNLNLKLNEEKKYVNIDTKIAILQYKEEINTSMEFKYLTEEELQYDV; encoded by the coding sequence ATGGATAAAAACTCGAGAAAAATTGATGCGTATGTGTTAGGACTAATGCTAGAGCTATTTATTATTGTAATAATCTTTATGCTACATATAAGTGAATCTAGAAATATTTTGGATTTTATAATGTTATGTATAACTTTTTTTACTGTTATTATAACTTATACTGGAGGGTTAATAGTAGGTCTTATATTAAGTTCAATAGCTACATTTATATATGGAAGTTATATATTTTATAACAATTTAATTAAAAATGTAGATATTCAAACTATATCCTATATATGGATGATATCAATACCTATAGTAACTTTTACAGCAGGTAAATTGCAACGTCATATAGTTAAACTTCAAGAAATAAATATGAATTTAAGAGAAAGTTATAAAGATTTAGTGACAATAGATGAGCAAACTGGACTTGGAAATATAAAATTATTTTATATGCACTTAGATAGAGAGATTAGTAAGTCTAGACGACATAAAACTCCATGCACATTAATGTTAATAAAGCTTCCATATTATAAAGAAATTAAAAAAATAGTTGGAGAAAATAGAGCTAATAAATTAATTAAAGAAATAAGTGATGTTATTATAAAATCTACTAGAAGCGAAGATGAAAGATATACTATAGAAAATGATACATTAGCAATAATAATGCCAACTACAGATATAAGTGGAGCTCAAGTTGTAAAAGATAGAATCAAATCAGGAATAGACAATTTAAATTTAAAGTTAAATGAAGAAAAAAAATATGTGAATATAGATACAAAAATAGCTATACTTCAGTATAAAGAAGAAATAAACACATCTATGGAATTTAAATATCTTACAGAAGAGGAACTACAATATGATGTATAA
- a CDS encoding cellulose biosynthesis cyclic di-GMP-binding regulatory protein BcsB → MRLITIILSILITITSSMTSFADEKNVKNYSFENDIKMSGVISTTGKFFNISKNWNVENAKLNLVFTKSELLDIDYSTITVLINDTPIHSQRLDGKKEYKKETAIEIPKDLIKEGFNEIKIKAYKTISDMVCRDDSNTANWLVIHKESNISVDYNYKEASNQISEYNNLYMNLDNGSRLNTTILIPDSYSSSELTSGMILSSDIGKNLKNESFKFDFNLYSDFKNKNDNIIYIGKENNTSKEILNLLTEDEKNKLNENCIIKQANSIFNKEKKMIIIISNKDGLLENASRLISSDELIKNLNTESMIINENTDVDDLNKKLSSNRVYLKDLGYDNIIEKGPFSQETIIDIKIPKNKIVTDGSKVKFNIRYAQNLDFERSLATVYINEIPIGSKKLSKEKSNNDTIELKLPKEIFNYNYYQIKVVFNLELLDLACVTRETDNPWAYISNDSFIDFLYADNKNLNFKNYPNPFVNNDKFDDLKVIIPDSSSSEDLTNISNIISYIGRDVNINSGDFTVLKSSEIKNEDKKSNLIIIGTPKNNQLIKDINKNLNLKFKSDYSGFESDDNIKFVGKYASEIASIQLIESPYERAKATMVVSSTNPKDLSLVRVYLSDLRLTKELKGDTVIIDRNGYIKDLSYKESSPNTKESINTHKTLSSEAKIFILVAIFLFITLITSIAFLVLKYRK, encoded by the coding sequence ATGAGATTAATAACTATAATACTATCAATACTAATAACGATTACGAGTAGTATGACTTCTTTTGCAGATGAAAAAAACGTTAAAAATTATAGTTTTGAAAATGATATAAAAATGAGTGGAGTTATAAGTACGACAGGAAAGTTTTTTAACATATCAAAGAACTGGAATGTTGAAAATGCAAAACTAAATTTAGTATTTACTAAAAGTGAATTGTTAGATATAGATTATTCAACAATAACAGTACTTATAAATGATACACCTATTCATTCTCAAAGACTAGATGGTAAAAAGGAATATAAAAAAGAAACAGCTATTGAAATTCCTAAAGATTTAATTAAAGAAGGATTTAATGAAATAAAAATTAAAGCTTATAAAACAATATCTGATATGGTATGTAGAGATGATTCAAACACAGCTAATTGGTTAGTTATACATAAAGAGTCAAATATCAGTGTTGATTATAATTACAAAGAGGCTTCAAATCAAATAAGTGAATATAATAACTTATATATGAATTTAGATAATGGATCAAGGTTAAATACTACAATATTAATACCAGATAGTTACTCATCATCAGAACTTACATCAGGTATGATTTTAAGTTCTGATATTGGTAAAAACTTAAAAAATGAATCATTTAAATTTGATTTTAATTTATACTCAGATTTTAAAAATAAAAATGACAATATAATTTATATAGGAAAAGAAAATAATACTTCAAAAGAAATATTAAATCTATTAACAGAAGATGAAAAAAATAAGTTAAATGAAAATTGTATTATAAAACAGGCCAATTCAATATTTAATAAAGAGAAGAAAATGATAATTATAATATCTAATAAAGATGGATTACTAGAAAATGCAAGTAGGTTGATTAGCAGTGATGAATTAATTAAAAATTTAAATACTGAAAGTATGATAATTAATGAGAATACAGATGTAGATGATTTAAATAAAAAACTAAGTTCTAATAGAGTTTATTTAAAAGATTTAGGGTATGACAATATAATTGAAAAAGGACCTTTTTCTCAAGAAACAATAATAGATATAAAGATACCAAAAAACAAGATAGTAACAGATGGTTCAAAAGTTAAATTTAATATCAGATATGCACAAAATTTAGACTTTGAAAGAAGCTTAGCAACTGTTTATATAAATGAAATTCCAATAGGAAGTAAGAAATTATCTAAAGAAAAAAGTAACAATGACACTATCGAGTTAAAGCTTCCAAAGGAAATTTTCAACTATAATTATTATCAAATTAAGGTTGTGTTCAACTTAGAACTATTAGATTTAGCATGTGTAACAAGAGAAACAGATAATCCTTGGGCATATATATCAAATGATTCTTTTATAGATTTTTTATATGCAGATAATAAAAATTTAAACTTTAAAAATTATCCAAATCCTTTTGTAAATAATGATAAGTTTGATGACTTAAAAGTTATAATACCAGATAGCTCAAGTTCAGAGGATTTAACAAATATATCAAATATAATAAGCTATATAGGTAGAGATGTTAATATTAATAGTGGAGACTTCACAGTTTTAAAGAGTAGTGAAATAAAAAATGAAGATAAAAAAAGCAATTTAATTATAATTGGAACACCTAAAAATAATCAACTAATAAAAGACATAAATAAAAATTTAAATCTTAAATTTAAAAGTGATTACAGTGGATTTGAATCAGATGATAATATAAAATTTGTAGGTAAATATGCATCAGAGATTGCATCAATACAATTAATAGAATCGCCATATGAAAGGGCTAAGGCTACTATGGTTGTATCTTCAACAAATCCCAAAGATTTAAGCCTAGTTAGAGTTTACTTAAGTGACCTAAGACTTACAAAAGAACTTAAAGGGGATACAGTTATTATAGATAGAAATGGATATATAAAAGATTTAAGCTATAAAGAAAGTAGTCCAAACACTAAAGAAAGTATAAATACACATAAAACTTTAAGTAGCGAAGCAAAAATATTTATATTAGTAGCAATATTTTTATTTATAACATTAATAACATCTATAGCATTTTTAGTATTAAAATACAGAAAATAA
- a CDS encoding carbon-nitrogen hydrolase family protein — MRPMYLAVIQMNTTEDKLTNLKTATKFINKACEQKIDMVILPEMFNCPYSTSNFPIYAEPENGDTYNYLSGLAKKHKVYIVGGSIPEKDFNGNIYNTSYVFDRKGKQIAKHRKVHLFDVQIEGGQYFKESDTLNAGNNVTTFNTEFATFGLAICYDFRFPELSRMMVNNGAKAIIVPASFNLTTGPAHWEILFKSRAIDNQVYTIGCSSSRDCSASYISYGNSIAVSPWGEIINRMDEKEGYFICKLDFSYVDKIRNELPLLSHRRLDLYNQNT; from the coding sequence ATGAGACCTATGTATTTAGCTGTGATTCAAATGAACACTACTGAAGACAAACTTACTAACTTAAAAACTGCTACTAAATTTATAAATAAAGCATGTGAACAAAAAATTGATATGGTCATTCTTCCAGAAATGTTTAATTGTCCTTATAGTACATCTAATTTTCCAATTTATGCTGAACCTGAAAATGGTGATACATACAATTACCTTTCTGGTCTTGCCAAAAAACATAAAGTATATATAGTTGGAGGATCTATTCCTGAAAAAGATTTTAATGGTAATATATATAATACCTCTTATGTATTTGATAGAAAAGGTAAACAAATAGCAAAACATAGAAAAGTTCATTTGTTTGATGTACAAATTGAAGGTGGCCAATACTTTAAAGAATCAGACACTCTAAATGCAGGAAATAATGTTACTACATTTAATACTGAATTTGCTACATTCGGTCTTGCTATTTGCTATGATTTTAGATTCCCAGAACTTTCTCGTATGATGGTTAACAATGGTGCTAAGGCTATAATAGTTCCAGCCTCATTTAATCTAACTACAGGACCTGCTCATTGGGAAATTTTATTTAAGTCAAGAGCTATCGATAATCAAGTATATACTATAGGATGTTCTAGTAGTCGTGATTGCTCCGCTTCATATATTTCATATGGTAACTCTATAGCTGTATCACCGTGGGGAGAAATTATAAATAGAATGGATGAAAAAGAAGGGTATTTTATATGCAAATTAGATTTTTCTTATGTTGATAAAATAAGAAATGAACTTCCTCTTCTTAGTCACAGAAGGCTAGATTTATATAACCAAAATACTTAA
- a CDS encoding HPr family phosphocarrier protein — protein sequence MVKQEVTIVNESGLHARPATMLIRKASKYKSNITIIKGSAQVSAKSILGLFSLGVCKGETIIIQAEGEDEQLAVNELAKYISELNE from the coding sequence ATGGTTAAACAAGAAGTAACAATAGTTAATGAATCTGGATTACACGCTAGACCTGCTACTATGCTTATAAGAAAAGCTTCAAAATATAAATCAAATATAACAATAATAAAAGGAAGTGCTCAAGTAAGTGCAAAGAGTATACTAGGATTATTTAGTCTAGGTGTGTGTAAAGGGGAAACTATAATAATTCAAGCAGAAGGTGAAGACGAGCAATTAGCAGTAAATGAATTAGCTAAGTATATAAGTGAACTTAATGAATAA